A window from Primulina huaijiensis isolate GDHJ02 chromosome 13, ASM1229523v2, whole genome shotgun sequence encodes these proteins:
- the LOC140991164 gene encoding uncharacterized mitochondrial protein AtMg00860-like: MAFLGHIISGDGVEVDPSKVEAVRDWPFPKSVTKIRSFLGLAGYYRKLIQGFSSIVVPLTTLTKKNVKFFWESEYQESFDRLKQALTLAPVLAMPSVQGDYVLYTDALKLGLGAVLMQHDRVIAYTSKYLKEEIQRFELVFYAKGNTPNLYILTVQSTLRDRIQAGQTSDE, from the exons atggcattcttgggccacatcatTTCCGGGGACGGAGTCGAGGTGGATCCcagcaaagttgaggcagtccGAGATTGGCCATTTCCTAAGAGTGTGACAAAGATCCGAAGTTTCTTGGGTCTAGCTGGGTATTACAGGAAGTTAATCCAGGGTTTTTCTTCCATTGTGGTGCCATTAACcaccttgacgaagaagaacgTGAAGTTTTTTTGGGAATCAGAGTATCAGGAAAGCTTTGATAGACTGAAGCAGGCATTGACATTAGCGCCAGtcctagctatgccatcagtgCAAGGCGACTATGTACTATACACGGATGCTTTGAAactcggtttgggcgcagttctgatgcagcatgacAGAGTTATAGCCTACACGTCCAAATAtttgaag gaagagattcagaggtttgagcTTGTATTTTATGCCAAGGGCAATACTCCTAATCTTTATATCCTGACAGTACAGTCGACACTGAGGGACAGGATCCAAGCAGGGCAGACTTCTGACGAGTAG